In Dendropsophus ebraccatus isolate aDenEbr1 chromosome 14, aDenEbr1.pat, whole genome shotgun sequence, the following proteins share a genomic window:
- the LOC138771646 gene encoding lysosomal protective protein-like, which translates to MHLFLVCSVLLGALLVDAAPSSDEITYLPGLKKQPAFRQFSGYLNVPGGKHLHYWFVEAQKNPSSSPLVLWLNGGPGCSSLDGLLTEHGPFLIQPDGATLEYNDYSWNKIANVLYLEAPAGVGFSYADDKNYKTNDTEVAHNNYLALKEFYRLFPEYSKNPLFITGESYGGVYVPSLAVEVSQDDSINLKGIAVGNGLSSYEINDNSLVFFAYYHGILGSHLWTELQKFCCKDGTCQFHDNPDTECSLRVQEAMHDIYSTGLNIYNLYENCAGGAPGEVRDRGDHIAVYFPGYISPKMHVHFEKKLVLVSGMDKPVKLDPPCVNSTASSTFLNDPFVRKALHVSDEVNKWEVCSFDVYRTYGRVYENMKDHYLKLLSTLKYHILVYNGDVDMACNFLGDEWFVDSLQQKLQVQRRPWLYTDGGQQQIGGFVKEFSNLTFLTFKGAGHMVPTDKPGSAFVVFSRFINNEPF; encoded by the exons ATGCATCTGTTCCTGGTCTGCTCTGTGCTCCTGGGAGCTCTCTTAGTAGATGCCGCCCCTTCCTCCGATGAGATCACTTATCTACCCGGACTTAAAAAGCAGCCAGCCTTCCGCCAATTCTCTGGATACTTGAATGTGCCTGGAGGGAAGCATCTCCACTACTG GTTTGTAGAAGCACAGAAGAATCCCAGCTCTAGCCCCCTGGTCCTGTGGCTGAATGGTGGTCCCGGCTGCAGCTCCCTGGATGGGTTGCTGACAGAACACGGCCCCTTCCTT ATCCAACCGGATGGAGCAACTCTGGAATACAACGACTACTCCTGGAATAAG ATTGCAAATGTCCTGTACCTCGAGGCTCCGGCTGGTGTGGGCTTCTCCTATGCAGATGACAAGAACTATAAGACCAATGATACAGAG GTTGCCCACAATAACTATTTGGCCTTGAAGGAATTTTACAGACTCTTCCCAGAATATAGTAAAAACCCCCTCTTCATCACAGGAGAGAGCTATGGAGGGGTGTACGTCCCATCGCTGGCGGTGGAGGTCTCCCAAGATGACAGTATTAATCTTAAA GGAATTGCTGTTGGCAATGGACTGAGCAGCTATGAGATCAATGACAACTCCCTGGTGTTCTTTGCCTATTACCATGGGATCCTGGGCAGTCA CCTTTGGACAGAACTGCAAAAATTCTGCTGTAAAGACGGAACTTGTCAGTTCCATGACAACCCGGACACTGAGTGCTCCCTGCGG GTACAGGAGGCCAtgcatgatatatacagcaccggACTGAACATCTATAATCTGTACGAGAACTGCGCCGGAGGAGCCCCAGGAGAAGTCAG GGATAGAGGAGATCACATAGCCGTCTATTTCCCTGGATATATTTCACCAAAAATGCATGTACACTTTGAGAAA AAGCTGGTCCTGGTATCCGGTATGGATAAGCCTGTTAAGCTGGACCCACCATGTGTGAACAGTACGGCTTCCAGCACCTTCCTGAATGACCCCTTTGTGAGGAAGGCCCTGCATGTGTCCGATGAGGTCAACAAATGGGAAGTGTGCAG TTTTGATGTCTACCGGACCTATGGACGTGTATATGAGAACATGAAGGACCATTACTTGAAGCTGCTCAGCACTCTG aaATACCATATCCTGGTGTATAATGGAGATGTAGACATGGCCTGCAACTTCCTGGGTGATGAGTGGTTTGTGGATTCTCTGCAGCAGAAG CTGCAGGTACAGCGCCGGCCGTGGCTTTATACCGATGGAGGCCAGCAACAGATTGGAGGATTTGTGAAGGAATTTTCCAACTTGACTTTCCTCACCTTTAAG GGAGCCGGTCATATGGTGCCGACAGACAAGCCCGGCTCGGCCTTTGTCGTGTTTAGCCGCTTTATTAACAATGAGCCATTCTAA